From the genome of Gracilinanus agilis isolate LMUSP501 chromosome 2, AgileGrace, whole genome shotgun sequence, one region includes:
- the LOC123238184 gene encoding transcription initiation factor TFIID subunit 11-like isoform X2: MDEPGESSPEKAGESSVSDEVPGVAVPDQAPGAPAPPDAAPEETNGEGNGDSAEAATEDSADLKGQEASDLIETGREDSSLLPSAAKKIRIETKERREKKHEVDEDEIQKMQILVSSFSEEQLNRYEMYRRSAFPKAAIKRLIQSITGTSVSQNVVIAMSGISKVFVGEVVEEALDVCEKWGELPPLQPKHMREAVRRLKSRGQIPNSKHKKIIFH, from the exons ATGGATGAGCCCGGGGAGTCGTCACCCGAGAAAGCTGGAGAGAGTTCCGTGTCAGACGAGGTGCCGGGCGTTGCTGTTCCCGAT CAAGCCCCGGGAGCTCCCGCGCCGCCTGATGCGGCCCCGGAGGAGACGAACGGGGAGGGGAACGGGGACTCGGCGGAGGCTGCGACCGAAGACTCCGCTGACCTCAAGGGCCAGGAAGCATCGGATTTAATAGAAACGGGAAGAGAGGACTCGTCATTACTTCCTTCTGCAGCCAAGAAGATAAGGATAGAAactaaagagaggagagagaaaaagcatgAAGTCGATGAAGATGAAATTCAGAAAATGCAAATCCTGGTTTCATCCTTTTCTGAAGAACAGCTAAACCGTTATGAAATGTACCGTCGATCTGCATTCCCTAAGGCCGCTATTAAACGACTGATCCAGTCTATCACTGGCACCTCAGTCTCTCAGAATGTTGTTATTGCTATGTCCGGCATTTCTAAGGTATTCGTCGGGGAAGTAGTAGAAGAAGCTTTGGATGTGTGTGAGAAATGGGGAGAGCTACCGCCACTACAGCCCAAGCACATGCGGGAGGCTGTTCGAAGGCTGAAGTCCAGGGGGCAGATTCCTaactcaaaacacaaaaaaatcatcTTTCATTAG
- the LOC123238184 gene encoding transcription initiation factor TFIID subunit 11-like isoform X1, protein MDEPGESSPEKAGESSVSDEVPGVAVPDAPAAATATATVTATTTATTTTTTTTTTPTLTPTPEQAPGAPAPPDAAPEETNGEGNGDSAEAATEDSADLKGQEASDLIETGREDSSLLPSAAKKIRIETKERREKKHEVDEDEIQKMQILVSSFSEEQLNRYEMYRRSAFPKAAIKRLIQSITGTSVSQNVVIAMSGISKVFVGEVVEEALDVCEKWGELPPLQPKHMREAVRRLKSRGQIPNSKHKKIIFH, encoded by the coding sequence ATGGATGAGCCCGGGGAGTCGTCACCCGAGAAAGCTGGAGAGAGTTCCGTGTCAGACGAGGTGCCGGGCGTTGCTGTTCCCGATGCTCCTGCCGCCGCCACTGCCACCGCCACCGTCACCGCCACCaccaccgccaccaccaccaccaccactaccaccaccacccctaccCTTACCCCTACCCCCGAGCAAGCCCCGGGAGCTCCCGCGCCGCCTGATGCGGCCCCGGAGGAGACGAACGGGGAGGGGAACGGGGACTCGGCGGAGGCTGCGACCGAAGACTCCGCTGACCTCAAGGGCCAGGAAGCATCGGATTTAATAGAAACGGGAAGAGAGGACTCGTCATTACTTCCTTCTGCAGCCAAGAAGATAAGGATAGAAactaaagagaggagagagaaaaagcatgAAGTCGATGAAGATGAAATTCAGAAAATGCAAATCCTGGTTTCATCCTTTTCTGAAGAACAGCTAAACCGTTATGAAATGTACCGTCGATCTGCATTCCCTAAGGCCGCTATTAAACGACTGATCCAGTCTATCACTGGCACCTCAGTCTCTCAGAATGTTGTTATTGCTATGTCCGGCATTTCTAAGGTATTCGTCGGGGAAGTAGTAGAAGAAGCTTTGGATGTGTGTGAGAAATGGGGAGAGCTACCGCCACTACAGCCCAAGCACATGCGGGAGGCTGTTCGAAGGCTGAAGTCCAGGGGGCAGATTCCTaactcaaaacacaaaaaaatcatcTTTCATTAG